In Oryza brachyantha chromosome 1, ObraRS2, whole genome shotgun sequence, the following are encoded in one genomic region:
- the LOC102722711 gene encoding transcription factor JAMYB-like → MDARCGWTAAAAEMAEELEDGFRRGPWAAEEDAVLAGHVAAHGEGRWNEVARAAGLRRTGKSCRLRWLNYLRPDVRRGDFTPQEQLLILELHSRWGNRWSRIAQHLPGRTDNEIKNYWRTRVQKHAKQLGCDVNSGQFRDVMRHLWMPRLVERIQAAAAAATALATSPDEHAAPAVAHGDMCHSPDPSTTTMSSTGTSAGSSSTSSSITSTSVPRGEQFPSSTNQEHLAMASVTAVAAADWSSEQYGSASTGFGADDMFEGSWSELLARAYDDDGADSSLLPDFQTAETGDNWWSLEDDIWSQRPY, encoded by the coding sequence ATGGACGCGCGGTGtgggtggacggcggcggcggcggagatggcggAGGAGCTGGAGGATGGTTTCCGGAGAGGGCcgtgggcggcggaggaggacgcggTGCTGGCCGGGCACGTGGCGGCGCACGGGGAGGGGCGGTGGAACGAggtggcgcgggcggcggggctGAGGCGGACCGGGAAGAGCTGCCGGCTCCGGTGGCTCAACTACCTCCGCCCCGACGTGCGGCGCGGGGACTTCACCCCGCAGGAGCAGCTGCTCATCCTGGAGCTCCACTCCCGGTGGGGGAACCGCTGGTCCAGGATCGCGCAGCACCTGCCCGGGAGGACGGACAACGAGATCAAGAACTACTGGCGGACCCGGGTGCAGAAGCACGCCAAGCAGCTCGGCTGCGACGTCAACAGCGGCCAGTTCAGGGACGTCATGAGGCACCTCTGGATGCCACGCCTCGTCGAGAGGATccaggcggccgccgccgccgcaacggcgcTGGCCACCTCGCCGGACGAGCACGCCGCGCCGGCTGTTGCTCACGGCGACATGTGCCACTCACCCGACCCGTCAACGACGACGATGTCGAGCACCGGCACCTCCGCGGGGTCGTCTTCAACGTCGTCGTCGATAACGTCCACGTCGGTGCCGCGCGGCGAGCAGTTCCCGTCGTCGACGAACCAGGAGCACCTGGCCATGGCCAGCGTcaccgccgtggcggcggcggattgGTCGAGCGAGCAATACGGCAGCGCGAGCACCGGGTTCGGTGCTGATGACATGTTCGAGGGGAGCTGGTCGGAGCTCCTCGCTCGCGcctacgacgacgacggcgctgaTTCTTCGCTGCTGCCGGACTTCCAAACGGCAGAAACCGGAGACAATTGGTGGAGTTTGGAGGACGACATCTGGTCGCAGAGGCCGTACTga